The Micromonospora siamensis genome contains the following window.
CGGACCCGTCCCGACGCTGACGCCGGTGCCCCTGGACGCCGACGACAGGGACCATAGCCGACGGAGTCCCGTCACCGGTGGTGCGGACGGCGGCGGTGCGGACGGCGGCGGCGGACATCTCCGCGAGCGGGATACCTCAGGGTCATATTGATACCTCTCAGGTATCACGGTCCCGGAGGTGACACGGTCCCGTCGAGGCAGCGCCTCACGGTGAGGGGGCGGTTCAGGCCAGGCGGGCAGCTCGGTCACGTCGCGCACGCGGCGAGCCGGAAGTCGCGGGTACGCCACAGTAGTAGACAGCGCGCCGGGGTCAGGACCTTCCGTCCCGGTCCCCGGTGGAGGGACCGGACGCCGGACCGTCGTTCGGTGTGGCGCTCCGGCCGCCGCTGAGCAGGATCGCCGCCTCGATCCGCAGCAGCAGGCCGCCGATCACCATCAGTGCCCCGACGGCGAACGCCGCAGCCGAGCCGGACGTCCCGACGGTGACGGCCACGACCAACGCCCCGACGACGACCGACAGCGCTCCCAGGACGGCGGCCGACGTGCCGGGTGGGGTCGGTCGGTACACCGGGTTCGGGGTGCGGCTCACCCCCGGAGTGTAGGCGGCGGATGCGCCTCGCCGGGGCCCCGCCGCGGCCCGGGTCGTCCCGGGCCGCGGCGGGGCTCTCCACTTGCCGCAAGCCGGGCGAACCCCGCCAGCGGAGACCGCGGTACGCCGCACATCGCGCCAACAAGGCGGCGGGTCAGTCCTCGGCTTGCCAGCGGTAGAACTCCTTGGCCACCGCGTCCTCCGGGCCCTTCCAGCTCTCCGGGTCGTACGCGCTGATGTACGGGCTCAGGTCCTCCTGGATCTTGGAGAAGGCCGGGGTGTCGTGGTTCTCCCGCACGGCGGCGAACGACGCGTCGGTCTGCTCCAGCACGTGCAGGTAGACGTCGTCGATGGAGTAGAGCCACCGCCCGGTGACGCCCAGCCGCTTCGGCAGCTCACCGGCGTCGGACTCGGCGAAGATCCGGGCGACGTCCGGTTCGGCGCCCGGCTTGATCCGGGCCACGATGATGGTCCGGTTCGGGGCGGTGGTCTCCCCGTCCGGTGGTTCGGCCGGCTCCCAGTGGTAGAACGGCTTCGCCACCGAGTCCGACGGGTTCTTCCAGTAGCGCGGGTACGGCGTCACGTACGGGGCGATCTTCTCGGCGATCTGCTGGAAGGCGGGCAGCCCTCGGGTCTGGCCGGTCACCGCCGGGTCGGCGACCCGTTCGATCACGTGGATGTAGAGGTCGTGGAAGGACAGCAGGGTACGGCCGATCACGCCGAGGTCCTGCGGTCGGGTGGTCCGGTCGTAGTAGCCGAACGTGTCGGCGACGACGCGCTCGCTCTCCTCGCCGGGCACCATCCGACAGACGATCACGTTCCGAAAGGTCATCACTGCTCCTAGGGTGAGTGGGGTGGTCAGATGGTGAACGTGACGGGGAGTTCCAGCAGGCCGCGGAACGGCGACGCGGCCGGCAGTCGGCGCAGCTCGTCGACCGGCACCCCGAGCCGCAGCCCGGGCAGCCGACGCAGCAGCGCCCCGATCCCGATCCGCGCCTCCATCCGGGCCAGCGAGACGCCGAGGCAGTAGTGCACGCCGTACCCGAAGCCGAGGTGCGGTCCCCGCACCCGGCGCAGGTCCAGCCGGTCCGGGTCGGTGAAGTGCCCCGGGTCGTGGTTCGCGGAGTTGATGACCACGCCGACCAGCGAACCCGCCGGGATGCGCCGGCCCTGGTACTCCAGGTCCTCGGTGGCGATCCGGGGGCTGGCCACCGGCAGCGGCCCGTCGAAGCGCAGCAGCTCCTCGACCGCCGACGGCAGCAGCTCCGGGCGGTCCCGCAGCAGGGCGAGCTGGTCGGGATGGGTCAGCAGCGCCACCACCGCGTTGCCGAGGAAGTCTGCGGTGGTCTGGTGGCCGGCGAACAGCAGCAGGAAGGTGGTGGTGACCAGCTCCGCCTCGGAGAGCTTCCCCTCCTGGTCGCAGGCGTCGATCAGCGCGCTGACGATGTCGTCGGCCGGGTGGGCCCGCTTCGCCGCGACCAGGCCGGCGAGGTAGTGGTGCAGCCGCAGCTGGGCCTCCTGCACGGCCGCCCGCTCCTCCTGCGGGCTGCGCCGCGACGACCCGGAGGTCCGGATCACCTGGGTCCAGTCCAGCACCCGGTCGTGGTCGGCCGGCGGGATGCCGAGCAGTTCCGAGATCACCCTCATCGGCAGCGGGATGGCGAAGTCCCCCATCAGCTCCGCCTCGCCCCTCGGGACGACCTTGTCGAGCAGGTCGTCGACGATCTGCGCCACCCGGGGACGCAACGCCTCGATCCGGCGCGGGGCGAAGGCCTGCGAGATCATCCGGCGTAGTCGGGTGTGCTCCGGCGGGTCGGCGTTGAGCATGTTGCGGTTCAACGCCTCGGAGTTCGGTCCGAAGATCTTCAGGTAGTGCTGCTCCGGGCCGTACAGGTCCTTGGAGAGCCGCGGGTCGACCAGCGCCGCCCGGGCGTCGTCGTAGCGGGTGATCAGGTACTGGTCGAATCGCGGCGAACTCACCGGACAGACCGGGGCGTCGGCGCGCAGCCGGGCGAAGGACGGGTACGGGTTCGCGGCGAACTCGTCGGTGTAGAGCTGCTCGGCGGGCACCGTCTCGTCGGTCATCGTGCCTCCCCGGAGTCGGCGCGCATGCTGTGCAGCACCTGGTACGTGTGCCGCTCGGCGGATTCGCGCAGCTCCCGGATCACCCGCAGCAGC
Protein-coding sequences here:
- a CDS encoding TcmI family type II polyketide cyclase, translating into MTFRNVIVCRMVPGEESERVVADTFGYYDRTTRPQDLGVIGRTLLSFHDLYIHVIERVADPAVTGQTRGLPAFQQIAEKIAPYVTPYPRYWKNPSDSVAKPFYHWEPAEPPDGETTAPNRTIIVARIKPGAEPDVARIFAESDAGELPKRLGVTGRWLYSIDDVYLHVLEQTDASFAAVRENHDTPAFSKIQEDLSPYISAYDPESWKGPEDAVAKEFYRWQAED
- a CDS encoding cytochrome P450 family protein yields the protein MTDETVPAEQLYTDEFAANPYPSFARLRADAPVCPVSSPRFDQYLITRYDDARAALVDPRLSKDLYGPEQHYLKIFGPNSEALNRNMLNADPPEHTRLRRMISQAFAPRRIEALRPRVAQIVDDLLDKVVPRGEAELMGDFAIPLPMRVISELLGIPPADHDRVLDWTQVIRTSGSSRRSPQEERAAVQEAQLRLHHYLAGLVAAKRAHPADDIVSALIDACDQEGKLSEAELVTTTFLLLFAGHQTTADFLGNAVVALLTHPDQLALLRDRPELLPSAVEELLRFDGPLPVASPRIATEDLEYQGRRIPAGSLVGVVINSANHDPGHFTDPDRLDLRRVRGPHLGFGYGVHYCLGVSLARMEARIGIGALLRRLPGLRLGVPVDELRRLPAASPFRGLLELPVTFTI